One window of the Paraburkholderia sp. PGU19 genome contains the following:
- the ltrA gene encoding group II intron reverse transcriptase/maturase, which produces MTVPSALDRLVQQAVLQVLQRQWDPTFSDSSYGFRPGRSAHQAVARAQGYIQAGHGWVVDLDLAQFFDRVNHDILMSRVASRISDKRMLKLIRAFLTAGVMEHGLVGATDEGTPQGGPLSPLLSNLMLDDLDKLLEQRGLRFVRYADDCNVYVRSERAGQRVMIGLKAFLTGKLKLTVNEAKSAVAPPHTRKFLGFTFSSREQVKRRIAPKALTRFKERIRELTQRTRGISVDQMIGTLKRYLTGWRGYFGFCETPSVLKRLDEWIRRRIRCFFWKQWKRGRTRFKELTARGVSRDLAARTVGSPHNAWRLSCSPALGLALPNRYLRSLGLPSVGPAG; this is translated from the coding sequence CTGACCGTCCCTTCTGCGCTCGACCGGCTCGTCCAGCAGGCGGTATTGCAGGTGCTGCAAAGACAGTGGGACCCGACGTTCTCGGACTCCAGTTATGGCTTCCGTCCGGGACGCTCGGCGCATCAGGCCGTGGCGCGCGCGCAGGGCTACATCCAGGCAGGACATGGCTGGGTGGTAGACCTGGATTTGGCGCAGTTCTTTGACCGCGTGAACCACGATATCCTGATGAGCCGGGTGGCAAGCCGGATCAGCGACAAGCGTATGCTGAAGCTGATCCGTGCGTTCCTGACGGCAGGCGTGATGGAACACGGGCTGGTTGGTGCAACGGACGAAGGCACGCCACAAGGCGGTCCCCTGTCGCCGCTGTTATCCAACCTGATGCTCGACGATCTTGACAAGCTGCTTGAGCAACGCGGACTGCGGTTCGTGAGGTACGCCGACGATTGTAACGTCTACGTACGTAGCGAACGCGCCGGCCAGCGAGTGATGATCGGCCTTAAAGCCTTCCTCACTGGCAAGCTCAAGCTGACGGTCAACGAAGCGAAGAGCGCAGTCGCGCCACCACACACGCGGAAGTTTCTGGGTTTTACCTTCTCGAGCCGGGAACAGGTCAAACGGCGCATTGCGCCCAAGGCACTGACCCGCTTCAAGGAGAGGATAAGGGAACTGACACAGCGCACACGAGGCATCAGCGTCGACCAGATGATTGGTACGCTGAAGCGGTATCTCACTGGCTGGCGTGGCTACTTTGGTTTCTGCGAAACCCCAAGCGTGTTGAAGCGCCTCGATGAATGGATTCGTCGCCGCATCCGCTGCTTCTTCTGGAAGCAATGGAAGCGTGGCCGGACCCGTTTCAAGGAGTTGACTGCCCGCGGGGTTAGCCGTGATCTAGCCGCTCGGACCGTTGGATCGCCGCACAATGCATGGCGCCTTAGTTGTAGCCCCGCGCTGGGTCTCGCACTGCCAAACCGGTATCTACGTTCTCTTGGACTTCCCTCGGTCGGTCCAGCCGGCTAA
- a CDS encoding peptidoglycan DD-metalloendopeptidase family protein, which yields MVAALAACGSAPVGPGYYRVERGDTLYKIARSNRTSVESLTRWNKLSNPDSLEVGQVLRVAPPPGTATASTGSSRGSASGSGSAGASANASSASRSAAADTPAAPASSISLIWPATGNVVRGFDGNNSKGIDIANAAGTPVFAAAGGTVVYASNGLRGYGNLLIIKHNADYLTAYAHNRALLVKEGETVQQGQKIAEMGDSDNDRVMLHFELRYAGRSIDPARSLPPR from the coding sequence ATGGTCGCAGCACTGGCCGCATGCGGCTCGGCACCCGTGGGTCCGGGCTACTATCGCGTCGAACGGGGCGACACGCTGTACAAGATCGCGCGCAGCAATCGCACGTCGGTCGAGAGCCTGACGCGCTGGAACAAGCTGTCGAACCCCGATTCGCTCGAGGTCGGCCAGGTGCTGCGCGTCGCGCCGCCGCCCGGCACGGCGACGGCCAGCACGGGTTCGTCCCGCGGCAGCGCCTCGGGCAGTGGTTCGGCGGGCGCATCGGCGAATGCGTCGTCTGCGTCGCGCAGTGCGGCCGCAGATACGCCTGCGGCGCCCGCGTCGTCGATCTCGCTGATCTGGCCGGCGACGGGCAACGTGGTGCGCGGCTTCGACGGCAACAACTCGAAGGGCATCGATATCGCCAACGCTGCGGGCACACCCGTGTTCGCCGCGGCGGGCGGCACCGTCGTCTATGCGAGCAATGGCCTGCGCGGCTACGGCAACCTGCTGATCATCAAGCACAACGCCGACTATCTGACCGCGTACGCGCACAACCGCGCGCTGCTCGTGAAGGAAGGCGAGACGGTCCAGCAAGGCCAGAAGATCGCCGAGATGGGCGACTCCGACAACGACCGCGTGATGCTGCATTTCGAGCTGCGTTACGCCGGCCGGTCGATCGATCCGGCGCGCTCGCTCCCGCCGCGCTGA
- a CDS encoding undecaprenyl-diphosphate phosphatase, translated as MSLSFLIFLSVLQGVTELFPVSSLGHTLLVPALFGMHIDKHAPQLLPFLVALHLGTAFALLWYFRTRWIALVSGFFASLSGRRNDDGHMMWALIIGTIPAGLVGLVLEKRLERVFHDLRIVAIALIVNGILLWLGDRLQRARVHRAPEKLTFKQAFLVGLAQIGALIPGFSRSGLTMIAGNGAGLTAEKAAEFSFLLGTPIIFAAGILELPKLFHAPGQLADALLGGVLTAIAAYLSVRFLMRYFEGRGRLASFGVYCVIAGVVFLGWFMTHPQPA; from the coding sequence GTGAGCCTGTCGTTTTTGATCTTTTTGAGCGTGCTGCAGGGCGTCACGGAACTGTTTCCGGTGAGCAGTCTTGGTCACACGCTGCTCGTTCCCGCTCTCTTCGGCATGCATATCGACAAGCATGCACCGCAACTGCTGCCGTTTCTCGTCGCGCTGCATCTGGGCACCGCGTTCGCGCTGCTGTGGTACTTCCGTACGCGCTGGATTGCGCTCGTAAGCGGCTTTTTCGCGTCGCTGTCGGGCCGCCGCAATGACGATGGCCATATGATGTGGGCGCTCATCATCGGGACGATTCCGGCCGGTCTGGTGGGTCTCGTGCTCGAGAAGCGCCTCGAACGCGTGTTCCACGATCTGCGCATCGTCGCGATTGCGCTGATCGTCAACGGCATTCTGCTGTGGCTGGGCGACCGGCTTCAGCGTGCGCGCGTGCACCGCGCGCCGGAGAAGCTGACGTTCAAGCAGGCATTTCTGGTCGGCCTCGCGCAGATCGGCGCGCTGATTCCCGGTTTCTCGCGCAGCGGCCTGACGATGATCGCGGGCAACGGCGCGGGCCTGACAGCCGAGAAGGCCGCCGAGTTCTCGTTCCTGCTCGGCACGCCGATTATTTTCGCGGCGGGCATCCTCGAACTGCCGAAGCTCTTCCACGCGCCGGGCCAGCTCGCCGACGCGCTGCTGGGCGGCGTGCTGACGGCGATCGCCGCGTACCTGAGCGTGCGTTTCCTGATGCGCTATTTCGAAGGACGCGGCCGTCTTGCGTCGTTCGGCGTGTACTGCGTGATTGCGGGCGTGGTGTTTCTCGGCTGGTTCATGACGCATCCGCAACCGGCCTGA
- a CDS encoding recombinase family protein yields MNPKITQQHHSKPAYIYIRQSTLAQVRHHHESTERQYALKDKALALGWPETAIRTLDRDLGQSGAQMAGREDFKTLVADVSMGQVGAVFALEVSRLARSNLDWHRLLELCALTHTLVIDADGCYDPGDFNDGLLLGLKGTMAQAELHFLRGRLQGGKLNKAQKGELRFPLPVGLCYDDQGRIVLDPDDEVRGAVQLAFRLFRETGSAYGVVKRFAEDGLRFPRRAYGGAWAGQIIWGQLSHERVRGLIKNPSYAGVYVFGRYQYRKHITPQGDVRTHMKAVPKAQWRVHLPEHHEGYITPDEFEQNQVRLARNRTNGEGNMLNGAAREGLALLQGLLVCGCCGRAITVRYQGNGGIYPVYVCNWRRREGLATRDCMSVRSNLLDAAISDAVINALRPAELELALTALKELEQRDQAIMRQWHMRIERAEYEAALAERRYQECDPANRLVAGTLERRWNDALLRVESIRTEAAQFQSQKARVVTAEQRAQILALACDLPRLWGAPTTAAKERKRMLRLLIRDITVEKLSGQRQFVLHVRWQGGVCTDITVNLPRPRPEAIRYPAETVEQVRQAARSMSDPQIVARFNQAGLRSPYGKPFTLAMIKWVRFRYGIAPACLTRPDELTVQQLASRLQVSTYVVYYWIDRRIVEARKIDGRGAWWITLDATKEHQLQNWIRNSGHLQP; encoded by the coding sequence ATGAACCCCAAGATCACGCAACAGCATCACAGCAAACCGGCGTACATCTATATCCGCCAGTCGACGCTGGCTCAGGTACGCCACCATCACGAGAGTACCGAGCGCCAGTATGCGTTGAAGGACAAGGCACTGGCACTGGGCTGGCCAGAGACCGCGATCCGCACGCTGGACCGGGACCTCGGTCAGTCGGGCGCACAGATGGCGGGACGCGAGGACTTCAAGACGCTCGTAGCGGATGTCTCGATGGGACAGGTGGGCGCGGTGTTTGCCCTGGAGGTGTCACGCCTGGCACGCTCGAATCTGGACTGGCACCGGCTGCTGGAGTTGTGCGCGCTCACTCATACGTTGGTTATCGACGCCGACGGCTGTTACGACCCTGGCGACTTCAACGACGGGCTGTTGCTGGGCCTCAAGGGAACGATGGCACAGGCGGAGCTACATTTCTTGCGCGGGCGCCTCCAGGGAGGCAAGCTCAACAAGGCGCAGAAGGGAGAATTGCGGTTTCCTCTTCCTGTCGGCCTGTGCTACGACGATCAAGGGCGCATCGTCCTTGATCCCGACGACGAGGTGCGCGGCGCCGTTCAGCTGGCGTTTCGCCTGTTTCGTGAAACCGGTAGCGCGTACGGCGTCGTCAAGCGCTTTGCCGAAGATGGTCTGCGGTTTCCCAGGCGCGCGTACGGCGGGGCCTGGGCAGGCCAGATCATCTGGGGGCAACTCAGTCATGAACGCGTGCGTGGGCTGATCAAGAACCCGTCTTACGCGGGCGTCTATGTCTTTGGACGCTACCAGTATCGCAAGCACATTACGCCCCAAGGGGATGTGCGCACGCACATGAAGGCGGTACCAAAGGCGCAATGGCGCGTTCATCTGCCGGAACATCACGAGGGATACATTACCCCGGATGAATTCGAGCAGAATCAGGTGCGCCTGGCACGCAATCGCACTAACGGCGAAGGAAACATGCTGAACGGTGCAGCTCGTGAAGGACTCGCGTTGCTTCAGGGCCTGCTGGTGTGCGGCTGCTGCGGCCGGGCCATCACGGTACGCTACCAGGGGAACGGCGGCATTTATCCGGTCTATGTGTGCAACTGGCGGCGCCGTGAAGGTCTGGCAACCCGGGACTGCATGAGCGTGCGCAGCAACCTGCTAGACGCCGCGATCAGCGACGCGGTGATCAATGCGCTGCGCCCGGCCGAGCTCGAACTCGCCCTGACGGCGCTGAAGGAACTTGAGCAACGTGATCAGGCCATCATGCGTCAGTGGCATATGCGCATCGAGCGAGCCGAATACGAGGCCGCGCTTGCCGAACGACGCTATCAGGAATGCGATCCTGCCAACCGTCTGGTTGCGGGCACCCTCGAGCGGCGCTGGAACGACGCGTTGCTTCGCGTCGAGTCGATCAGGACGGAAGCCGCGCAATTCCAGAGCCAGAAAGCGCGCGTTGTCACGGCGGAACAGAGGGCCCAGATCCTTGCTCTGGCCTGTGATCTGCCGCGCCTGTGGGGCGCACCAACGACTGCCGCGAAGGAACGCAAGCGGATGCTGCGACTGCTCATCCGCGACATCACCGTAGAGAAATTGTCCGGGCAACGGCAGTTCGTTCTGCATGTGCGTTGGCAAGGCGGCGTCTGCACCGACATCACCGTCAATCTGCCCAGGCCACGTCCCGAAGCGATACGCTATCCGGCGGAGACCGTCGAGCAGGTCCGCCAGGCAGCGCGAAGTATGTCCGATCCGCAAATCGTCGCACGCTTCAATCAGGCGGGGCTCCGCAGTCCTTACGGCAAGCCCTTTACGCTCGCGATGATCAAATGGGTCCGCTTCAGGTACGGTATTGCGCCGGCCTGCCTGACGCGTCCTGACGAACTCACCGTGCAGCAACTCGCCAGTCGATTGCAGGTGAGCACGTACGTCGTCTATTACTGGATCGACCGCCGTATCGTCGAAGCACGCAAGATCGACGGCCGGGGAGCGTGGTGGATCACCCTGGACGCCACGAAAGAGCATCAGCTTCAGAACTGGATCCGCAATTCAGGGCATCTTCAACCGTAG
- a CDS encoding DUF3309 family protein, with protein MTLGTILLIVVILLLIGALPSWPYSREWGYRPTGLVGIVLIVVIVLLLMGQL; from the coding sequence ATGACCCTCGGAACCATTCTGCTGATCGTGGTGATCCTGCTTTTGATCGGCGCCCTTCCAAGCTGGCCGTACAGCCGCGAATGGGGCTATCGCCCGACCGGGCTCGTCGGCATCGTGCTGATCGTGGTGATCGTGTTGCTGCTGATGGGCCAGTTATGA
- a CDS encoding DUF6788 family protein, with product MEDIPSSTLRKRRAELLRQMPALDTLLRGSLIERYKRCGKPGCKCADGPGHGPKYYLSVSFPGRRPQMDYVPQADHADVVERLASYHRVREIIEEICEINRELLRRREAL from the coding sequence ATGGAAGATATTCCGTCGTCCACCCTCCGCAAACGACGCGCCGAATTACTGCGGCAAATGCCGGCTCTGGACACGCTGCTCAGGGGCTCCCTCATCGAACGCTACAAGCGCTGCGGCAAACCCGGCTGCAAGTGCGCGGATGGCCCAGGCCATGGCCCCAAGTACTACCTCTCCGTGAGCTTCCCCGGTCGTCGTCCGCAAATGGATTACGTGCCACAGGCCGATCACGCCGACGTCGTCGAGCGCCTGGCGAGTTATCACCGGGTGCGCGAGATCATCGAAGAGATCTGCGAGATCAACCGCGAACTGTTACGTCGCCGCGAGGCACTCTAA
- a CDS encoding acid phosphatase, producing MNKKLICATPIAIAAAIGLYACGGNSNSKPTLSSVKNVVVIYAENRSFDNLYGNFPGANGLQNVTAASARQLDRDSSVLATLPPVWKGLTAAGVTPVITQAMTVNLPNSPFAIDDPAGFNAPLSATTRDLYHRFYENQMQIHGGKNDMFAAWADSGGLVMGHYTPNADKLPLYKLAQQFTLADNFFMGAFGGSFLNHQWLVCACTPFYANADTSVAKTSISAVEPDGVSLTLKSTSAASALTDVPTFVNSGNLTPDFYAINTMQPPYQPSGNKPATGGDANLADPTAATTLPAQTNQHIGDLLNNAGVTWAWYGGAWGNAISAVQNNTANVIYGANLSSPNFQPHHQPFNYFADLAPGTDNRAKHLLDGGLNGSEFIKAIDAGALPQVAFYKPQGNLNEHAGYTDVSQGDQHIADVISHLQKSPQWNNMVVVITYDENGGFWDHVAPPKGDRWGPGTRIPAIIVSPYAKKGFVDHTQYDTTSILRFITHRFNLPNLPGLTARDSALVANGGQAMGDLTNALDINQ from the coding sequence ATGAACAAGAAACTGATCTGCGCGACGCCTATCGCGATCGCCGCAGCGATCGGGCTGTACGCATGTGGTGGCAATTCGAATTCGAAGCCGACGTTGTCTTCCGTGAAGAACGTCGTGGTCATCTACGCGGAAAACCGCAGCTTCGACAACCTCTATGGCAACTTCCCGGGCGCCAACGGCCTCCAGAACGTGACGGCGGCGAGCGCACGCCAGCTCGACCGCGACAGCTCCGTGCTGGCCACGCTGCCGCCCGTCTGGAAAGGCCTTACAGCTGCTGGCGTGACGCCCGTCATCACGCAGGCGATGACGGTCAATCTGCCGAACTCGCCGTTCGCCATCGACGATCCGGCCGGTTTCAACGCGCCGCTCAGCGCGACGACGCGCGACCTGTATCACCGCTTCTACGAGAACCAGATGCAGATCCACGGCGGCAAGAACGACATGTTCGCCGCGTGGGCCGATTCGGGCGGTCTCGTAATGGGCCACTACACGCCGAACGCCGACAAGCTGCCGCTCTATAAGCTCGCGCAGCAATTCACGCTGGCCGACAATTTCTTCATGGGCGCGTTCGGCGGCTCGTTTCTGAACCATCAGTGGCTGGTCTGCGCGTGTACGCCGTTCTACGCGAACGCCGACACGAGCGTCGCGAAGACGTCGATCTCCGCGGTCGAACCGGACGGCGTGTCGCTGACGCTCAAGTCGACGTCGGCGGCATCGGCGCTGACCGACGTGCCGACCTTCGTCAACTCGGGCAACCTCACGCCTGACTTCTACGCCATCAACACGATGCAGCCGCCGTACCAGCCGAGCGGCAACAAGCCGGCTACGGGTGGCGACGCGAATCTCGCCGATCCGACGGCCGCGACGACGCTGCCGGCGCAGACGAACCAGCACATCGGCGATCTGCTCAACAATGCGGGCGTGACGTGGGCGTGGTACGGCGGCGCATGGGGCAACGCGATCTCGGCGGTCCAGAACAACACGGCGAACGTGATCTACGGCGCGAACCTCAGCTCGCCGAACTTCCAGCCGCACCACCAGCCGTTCAACTACTTCGCCGACCTCGCGCCAGGCACCGACAACCGCGCGAAGCACCTGCTCGACGGCGGACTGAACGGCTCGGAGTTCATCAAGGCGATCGACGCCGGCGCGCTGCCGCAAGTCGCGTTCTACAAGCCGCAAGGCAACCTGAACGAGCACGCGGGTTATACGGACGTGTCGCAGGGCGATCAGCACATTGCGGATGTGATCTCGCATCTGCAGAAGAGCCCGCAGTGGAACAACATGGTCGTCGTCATCACGTACGACGAGAACGGCGGCTTCTGGGATCACGTCGCGCCGCCGAAGGGCGACCGCTGGGGCCCGGGTACGCGGATTCCCGCGATCATCGTGTCGCCGTACGCGAAGAAGGGTTTCGTCGATCATACGCAGTACGACACGACGTCGATCCTGCGCTTCATCACGCACCGCTTCAATCTGCCGAACCTGCCGGGCCTGACGGCGCGTGACAGCGCGCTCGTCGCGAACGGCGGCCAGGCGATGGGCGATCTGACCAACGCGCTCGACATCAACCAGTAA
- a CDS encoding excisionase has product MKIGLDDWLKREFYPPPAIRTARRYIEAGKIYPPPVKVGHAVSLRVCAHVLHLSPILPESHAHKKGQPKLP; this is encoded by the coding sequence GTGAAAATCGGTCTAGACGATTGGCTGAAGCGCGAGTTTTACCCACCACCTGCGATCCGCACTGCGCGTCGATACATCGAAGCCGGCAAGATCTATCCGCCGCCGGTCAAAGTGGGCCACGCAGTCAGTCTGCGCGTGTGTGCGCACGTCCTCCATCTTTCTCCCATCCTCCCCGAATCACACGCCCATAAAAAAGGGCAGCCGAAGCTGCCCTGA
- a CDS encoding histidine phosphatase family protein, whose translation MNLILWRHAEAEDTASTDLARQLTPRGRKQAQASAKWLRARLPDDAVILASPAARTVQTAESLTDQYRVVREIAPDASVEAILTAAGWPDGIAPTVVIVGHQPTLGHVIARLLADSGASWSVKKSAVWWIESRSRSNGEQAMLRAAISPDLI comes from the coding sequence ATGAACCTGATCCTCTGGCGTCACGCCGAGGCTGAAGACACCGCCTCGACCGATCTCGCCCGTCAGCTGACGCCGCGCGGCCGCAAGCAGGCGCAGGCGTCCGCTAAATGGCTGCGCGCGCGCCTTCCGGACGACGCCGTGATCCTCGCCAGTCCCGCCGCGCGCACCGTACAGACGGCCGAATCGCTGACGGACCAATACCGCGTCGTACGCGAGATTGCGCCGGACGCGAGCGTCGAAGCGATTCTCACGGCCGCCGGCTGGCCCGACGGCATCGCGCCGACGGTCGTGATCGTCGGCCATCAGCCGACACTCGGTCATGTCATCGCGCGTCTGCTCGCCGATAGCGGCGCGAGCTGGTCGGTCAAGAAATCGGCGGTGTGGTGGATCGAGAGCCGCTCGCGCAGCAATGGCGAACAGGCCATGCTGCGCGCGGCGATCAGCCCGGATCTCATCTGA
- a CDS encoding MATE family efflux transporter: MSNSADDSVASDPPHASADAVPTRWHRRVLTLAFPIVLANLTQPILGAVDTAVAGHLDSASYLGGVALGGLFFNFVFWGFGFLRMGTTGLVAQSFGANNQAGLRMNIVRALLLAFAIGAAILATQVPLIDFAVRAIGGSDDVQRHARAYCHARIWAAPLALGNYVVLGWLLGTQRVRVALATQVFINTANIVAVLLYVYAFDWGVAGIGAATATADALGFVFGAVLLWQMRPRGLPALERAALFDRVALRRMVTINRDIFVRTMCLLGAFGWFAHLGAKQGDATLAANALLLNFQTFMGYGLDGFAHAAEALVGAAIGARNRDAFRQAVKVTLLWSALGALAFSLVYWTAGAWIIERLTDQTVVRAAAEAFLPWTVLSPIVSVWGFLLDGVFIGATRTRDLMTSMVVSLGVFLAASWALAGAHGNHGLWAALTIFMAARGLTLLRLLPRLARDVGSDLSASRA, from the coding sequence TTGAGCAATAGCGCGGACGACAGCGTCGCGTCGGACCCGCCACACGCGAGCGCCGATGCCGTGCCGACGCGCTGGCATCGGCGCGTGTTGACGCTCGCGTTCCCCATCGTCCTCGCCAATCTGACGCAGCCGATACTCGGCGCCGTCGACACCGCCGTCGCCGGGCATCTCGACAGCGCGTCGTATCTCGGCGGCGTGGCGCTGGGCGGCCTGTTCTTCAATTTCGTGTTCTGGGGCTTCGGCTTTCTGCGCATGGGCACGACGGGGCTCGTCGCGCAATCGTTCGGCGCGAACAATCAGGCCGGCCTGCGCATGAACATCGTGCGCGCGCTGTTGCTCGCGTTTGCGATCGGCGCAGCCATCCTGGCGACGCAGGTTCCGCTAATCGATTTCGCGGTACGCGCGATCGGCGGCAGCGACGACGTGCAGCGGCACGCGCGCGCCTACTGTCACGCCCGCATCTGGGCCGCGCCGCTTGCGCTCGGCAACTATGTCGTACTCGGCTGGCTGCTCGGTACGCAACGCGTGCGCGTTGCGCTTGCCACGCAAGTGTTCATCAACACGGCGAACATCGTGGCCGTATTGCTGTATGTGTATGCGTTCGACTGGGGCGTGGCGGGCATCGGCGCCGCCACGGCGACGGCCGATGCGCTTGGCTTCGTGTTCGGTGCCGTCCTGCTCTGGCAGATGCGTCCGCGCGGGCTGCCCGCGCTCGAGCGCGCCGCGCTGTTCGATCGCGTTGCGCTCAGGCGCATGGTGACCATCAACCGCGACATCTTCGTCCGAACGATGTGCCTGCTAGGCGCGTTCGGCTGGTTCGCGCATCTGGGCGCGAAACAGGGCGACGCGACGCTGGCCGCGAACGCGCTGCTCCTCAACTTCCAGACGTTCATGGGCTACGGGCTCGACGGCTTCGCACATGCGGCTGAAGCGCTCGTCGGCGCGGCCATCGGCGCGCGCAACCGCGATGCGTTCCGCCAGGCCGTCAAGGTGACGCTGCTGTGGTCGGCGCTCGGCGCGCTGGCGTTCTCGCTCGTCTACTGGACGGCGGGCGCGTGGATCATCGAGCGGCTCACCGATCAGACCGTAGTGCGGGCAGCGGCAGAAGCCTTCCTGCCGTGGACCGTGCTGTCGCCGATCGTATCCGTGTGGGGCTTTCTGCTCGATGGCGTGTTCATCGGCGCGACGCGCACGCGCGATCTGATGACGTCGATGGTCGTGTCGCTAGGCGTGTTTCTCGCGGCTTCGTGGGCGCTCGCCGGCGCGCACGGCAATCACGGACTGTGGGCGGCGCTGACGATCTTCATGGCCGCGCGCGGCCTCACGCTGCTTCGCCTGTTGCCGCGTCTTGCGCGCGATGTCGGGTCTGATCTGTCGGCGAGCCGCGCGTAG
- a CDS encoding aldose epimerase has translation MPQFQQQDIIEIARDGSLLRVAPQAGGRLLSWDIDGQSVIFWPEQADWSQPARVRGGNPLLFPFLGRHFVDGQIGRWKDAQGTVRDLPMHGFARDLPFEATVDEAARSISMTLTDSDATRAGYPFSFRFEAKYTLVDAHTLDVDFITTNTGTADSAPLPYYAGHHFYFTLPHAQRGETVLELPRTVRRHQLPDGAISEGEAGKPDYRLDDPGILDRFHCLDGAPDHVVRVVALGLNRSITIDLQRPNSVPWYAVTTWTEKRESDFFCVEPWLGLPDAIHNGLGLRWLEAGDTETASLRIIVGTLP, from the coding sequence ATGCCTCAATTCCAGCAACAGGACATCATCGAGATCGCACGCGACGGCTCCTTGCTGCGCGTCGCGCCGCAGGCGGGCGGCCGCCTGCTGTCGTGGGACATCGACGGCCAGTCGGTGATCTTCTGGCCCGAGCAAGCGGACTGGAGCCAGCCTGCGCGCGTACGCGGCGGCAATCCGCTGCTGTTTCCGTTTCTCGGCCGCCATTTCGTCGACGGACAGATCGGGCGCTGGAAGGACGCGCAAGGCACCGTGCGCGATCTGCCCATGCACGGCTTTGCGCGCGACCTGCCGTTCGAGGCCACGGTCGACGAAGCCGCCCGCTCGATCAGCATGACGCTGACCGACAGCGACGCGACGCGCGCCGGCTATCCGTTCAGCTTCCGCTTCGAGGCAAAGTACACGCTCGTCGACGCGCACACGCTCGACGTCGACTTCATCACGACCAACACGGGCACGGCGGACAGTGCGCCGCTGCCCTACTACGCGGGCCATCATTTCTACTTCACGCTGCCGCACGCGCAACGCGGCGAGACGGTGCTCGAACTGCCCCGCACGGTGCGCCGCCATCAGCTGCCGGACGGCGCGATCAGCGAGGGTGAAGCCGGCAAGCCGGACTATCGTCTGGACGATCCGGGCATTCTGGATCGCTTCCATTGCCTCGATGGCGCGCCGGATCACGTCGTGCGGGTGGTCGCGCTCGGCCTGAACCGCAGCATCACGATCGATCTGCAGCGTCCCAACTCGGTGCCGTGGTACGCCGTCACGACGTGGACGGAAAAGCGTGAATCGGACTTCTTCTGCGTCGAGCCGTGGCTGGGTCTGCCCGATGCGATCCACAACGGCCTGGGGCTGCGCTGGCTCGAAGCAGGCGACACCGAAACAGCGTCGCTGCGCATTATCGTCGGCACGCTGCCCTGA
- a CDS encoding DUF2288 domain-containing protein — protein MTSPDTPQSPLYEKLLGETAKIGWTELERFFARGMLLRVARDLDLVSVAEAIANDDTTQVTQWLSAGLVERVQAETAADFAARDPELWAVVVSPWVCVQERG, from the coding sequence ATGACCTCCCCCGACACCCCACAAAGCCCGCTCTACGAGAAACTGCTCGGTGAAACCGCGAAGATCGGCTGGACGGAACTCGAACGCTTCTTTGCGCGCGGCATGCTGCTGCGTGTCGCGCGCGATCTCGATCTGGTGAGCGTCGCCGAAGCGATCGCAAACGACGATACGACGCAGGTCACCCAATGGCTGTCGGCGGGACTGGTCGAGCGCGTGCAGGCGGAGACGGCTGCCGACTTCGCCGCGCGGGACCCCGAACTGTGGGCCGTGGTCGTATCGCCGTGGGTCTGCGTGCAGGAACGCGGTTGA
- a CDS encoding Y4bD/Y4pK family protein codes for MGWAEICHPFHPLKGQRFPVLKRRRVSGIETLIVGHAKRGSFSIPREWTDWGSPVADPQAPACYFDPGMLLDLVALIEQITASTSTNSPIKGA; via the coding sequence TTGGGTTGGGCGGAGATCTGTCATCCATTTCATCCGCTTAAGGGCCAACGCTTTCCGGTGCTGAAGAGGCGACGCGTCTCGGGTATCGAAACGCTGATCGTGGGTCACGCAAAGCGCGGTAGTTTCAGCATTCCCCGCGAATGGACCGATTGGGGCTCGCCGGTTGCCGATCCGCAGGCCCCGGCATGCTACTTCGATCCCGGCATGCTGCTGGATCTGGTTGCCCTGATCGAGCAGATCACCGCGTCAACTTCTACGAACTCGCCGATCAAGGGAGCTTGA